One region of Hoeflea sp. 108 genomic DNA includes:
- a CDS encoding histidine kinase dimerization/phospho-acceptor domain-containing protein: protein MPQVVSIVCASLLAVPIATTLALQIGTNRLVNETEASLIKQAAIYAGAYVVAFEAASPEGEALIPGYYLPPPKRIFWSARSRTFQPLLNLRQDVVEPVRPDAVPTTEQLDPRYLRIAPELGALADNASRTTLSTVVFLDHQGIDMLAPAPASFATVPEVRQALQGDVGAALRWRSDAGSRFRLAVLGGGTGFRVMVAYPVISHNRVIGAVYLSRTAPRLSEYFAGERIALIVLAAVTLLSAAVVGTLLVRTMLRPIRALRDQSRMVADGGHSELAPLGHYGMREIAELGEAVITMAGTLSRRSKEIGIYTNHVTHELKSPVTSIMGAAELLEDGHLSDEAQQSLVSSIKTQGQRMDLLLHQLRDMTRTRESARGEPGRAKDMLPEIAGLDINLAPPDAILPLSVAHGQTILAHMAGNARHHGATRLELNWDGRALRLSDNGEGFADIDLGRLTEPFFTTHREDGGTGLGLAIVVAILDLYGARLTPVAAPGGAVFEIAFG, encoded by the coding sequence ATGCCACAGGTCGTGTCGATCGTCTGTGCAAGCCTGCTTGCGGTGCCGATCGCGACGACGCTGGCGTTGCAGATCGGAACAAACCGGCTGGTCAATGAGACGGAGGCGTCGCTCATCAAGCAAGCGGCCATCTATGCCGGCGCCTATGTCGTCGCTTTCGAGGCCGCTTCGCCTGAAGGCGAAGCGCTCATACCAGGATACTATCTGCCGCCGCCCAAGCGCATATTCTGGAGCGCCAGGTCACGAACCTTTCAACCGCTCCTGAACCTTCGTCAGGATGTGGTCGAGCCTGTCCGTCCAGATGCCGTGCCCACCACGGAGCAACTCGACCCGCGATATCTCAGGATTGCGCCTGAGCTGGGTGCCTTGGCCGACAACGCCAGCCGGACGACGCTTTCGACGGTCGTTTTCCTGGACCATCAAGGCATTGACATGCTCGCGCCCGCGCCTGCGAGCTTTGCCACGGTGCCGGAAGTTCGACAGGCGCTGCAAGGCGATGTCGGCGCTGCCCTGCGCTGGCGGAGCGACGCGGGCTCGCGGTTTCGCCTGGCTGTGCTTGGCGGCGGGACGGGCTTCAGGGTGATGGTTGCCTATCCCGTCATCAGCCACAACAGGGTCATCGGCGCGGTCTATTTGTCCAGGACCGCTCCCAGGTTGTCGGAGTATTTCGCCGGAGAGCGCATCGCCTTGATTGTCCTGGCGGCCGTGACGCTGTTGAGCGCCGCTGTCGTCGGAACGTTGCTGGTGCGGACGATGCTCCGGCCGATCCGCGCCCTGCGCGACCAGTCAAGAATGGTCGCCGATGGCGGCCATTCCGAGCTTGCTCCGCTCGGCCACTACGGCATGCGGGAGATTGCCGAACTTGGCGAGGCTGTCATCACCATGGCTGGCACGCTGTCGCGGCGCAGCAAAGAAATCGGCATCTACACCAACCACGTCACCCACGAGCTGAAATCACCGGTGACCTCGATCATGGGTGCTGCCGAGTTGCTCGAGGACGGCCACCTGTCCGATGAAGCACAACAAAGCCTCGTAAGCAGCATCAAGACCCAGGGGCAGCGGATGGATCTGCTGCTCCACCAGCTCCGCGACATGACGAGGACTCGCGAAAGCGCGCGCGGCGAGCCCGGCCGGGCGAAGGACATGTTGCCAGAGATTGCCGGGCTCGACATCAACCTGGCTCCCCCGGATGCCATCCTGCCGCTGTCGGTTGCGCATGGACAGACAATACTGGCGCACATGGCGGGGAATGCCCGCCATCATGGGGCGACCAGGCTCGAGCTGAATTGGGATGGCCGGGCACTTCGACTTTCAGACAATGGCGAGGGATTTGCCGACATCGATCTTGGCCGGTTGACTGAACCGTTCTTCACCACGCACCGGGAAGACGGCGGGACGGGCCTTGGCCTGGCCATCGTGGTGGCCATCCTGGACCTTTATGGCGCGCGGCTGACGCCGGTTGCTGCTCCGGGCGGTGCCGTTTTCGAGATCGCGTTCGGCTAG
- the torR gene encoding two-component system response regulator TorR, whose product MRVQHHIVIVEDDPVTRAKLAGYFLAEGYKVSEAGDGEQMRAIMGRHPADLLMIDINLPGEDGLKLTREQRERSDVGIILVTGRTDTVDRIVGLEIGADDYVTKPVEHRELLARVKGLLRRVGKGRLPPMASGTRHFYGWTLEVARRTLQASDGTFVELTGAEFKLLAVLTANPGQVLSRERLLHEISRREWDASDRTVDVLVRRLRQKLKDNPRTPRIIVTSHGEGYFFAPDAAQHALGMN is encoded by the coding sequence ATGCGGGTTCAGCATCACATCGTGATCGTCGAAGACGACCCGGTCACGCGGGCGAAGCTTGCCGGCTACTTCCTGGCCGAAGGCTACAAGGTCAGCGAGGCGGGCGACGGCGAGCAGATGCGCGCCATCATGGGCAGGCACCCGGCCGACCTTTTGATGATCGACATCAACCTGCCCGGCGAGGACGGTCTCAAGCTCACCCGCGAACAGCGCGAACGCTCCGATGTCGGCATCATCCTGGTCACCGGAAGAACAGATACCGTCGACCGCATCGTCGGGCTAGAGATCGGGGCTGACGATTACGTCACCAAGCCGGTCGAGCACCGTGAATTGCTGGCCCGGGTGAAGGGGCTGCTGCGCCGCGTCGGCAAGGGACGGCTGCCGCCGATGGCATCAGGCACGCGCCATTTCTACGGCTGGACGCTGGAGGTGGCGCGCCGCACACTGCAGGCATCCGACGGCACCTTCGTCGAACTGACAGGTGCCGAGTTCAAGCTCCTGGCGGTGCTGACGGCCAATCCGGGGCAAGTTCTGTCGCGCGAGCGCCTGCTGCACGAGATTTCCAGGCGCGAATGGGATGCGAGCGACCGCACCGTCGACGTGCTCGTCAGGCGTCTGCGGCAGAAGCTCAAGGACAATCCGCGCACGCCGCGCATCATCGTCACGTCCCATGGCGAGGGCTACTTCTTCGCCCCGGACGCCGCTCAGCACGCCCTGGGAATGAACTGA
- a CDS encoding aminomethyltransferase family protein has translation MTGDTYPAVRSGPPQPSLILQPGLLLPGMERYHVPGRGAALIDIEAGDRVSVRNLEGGQACELVAFDAAGRADPGILGTRSNSDAAGLKALLVDGDDSLQKFRLGLARRKLELGRAEAVRFFDGSTPAGTEESFVVTRPGSLVVAAPGSPMAVDGQDTSTPLVVMIKRATVRAASGRSDLPDPLAEPVLDLRVKSKTAESFFVKAGDYIQIIDVDGRQCTDFQCFSARKLDKGRDLALDVTATRSLMGHAYPMPGLHAKYYDQDFEPLVEVIQDTCGRHDAFALACYAKYYDDIGYPGHVNCSENFNGALTPHGVNARAGWMAVNFFFNTGIDAHGVMYSDEPWSRPGDYVLLRALTDIVCVSSACPDDTTPSNGWNLTDIHVRTYSGANTFQRAIARRTTPEAEPKMTRETAFHQSFAKHTRNFIEYKGFWLPQEFAKEGAIEEYWACRTKAVVMDLSALRKFEVTGPDAEALMQYTLTRDVKKLGVGQVVYTAMCYEHGGMIDDGTLLRLGKDNFRWICGDDYSGVWLREVAEKLGLKVLVRSSTDQMHNIAVQGPNSRDILKEIVWTPPHQPALSELEWFRFTIGRIGDATGVPIVVSRTGYTGELGYEVWCHPRDAEKVFDAVWEAGQPHGLKPMGFAALDMVRIEAGLIFANYEFSDQTDPFEAGIGFTVPLKTKTDDFIGRDALIKRKDNPIHKLVGLDIDANVAVGHGDCVHIGRAQIGIVTSSMRSPILNKNIALARVEAHHAEVGTEVEVGKLDGQQKRLPAKIVPFAHYDPKKERPRS, from the coding sequence ATGACAGGTGACACCTACCCCGCCGTACGCTCGGGTCCGCCGCAGCCGAGCTTGATCCTTCAGCCAGGGCTGCTTTTGCCTGGCATGGAGCGCTATCATGTGCCGGGTCGGGGGGCGGCGCTGATCGACATCGAGGCGGGCGACCGCGTGAGCGTGCGCAATCTCGAGGGCGGCCAGGCCTGCGAATTGGTGGCGTTCGACGCTGCCGGCCGCGCCGATCCGGGCATTCTGGGCACGCGTTCGAACAGCGATGCCGCGGGCCTGAAGGCGCTGCTTGTGGATGGCGACGACAGCCTGCAGAAGTTCCGTCTGGGTCTCGCCCGCCGCAAGCTCGAGCTTGGCCGGGCCGAAGCGGTGCGCTTCTTCGATGGCTCGACGCCCGCCGGCACCGAAGAGAGCTTTGTCGTCACACGCCCGGGGTCGCTGGTGGTTGCCGCGCCCGGCAGCCCGATGGCGGTCGACGGCCAGGACACCTCGACGCCGCTGGTGGTGATGATCAAGCGGGCAACGGTGCGGGCCGCCTCCGGCCGTTCCGACCTGCCCGATCCGCTCGCCGAGCCGGTGCTCGATCTCAGGGTCAAGTCGAAGACGGCCGAGAGCTTCTTCGTCAAGGCCGGCGACTACATCCAGATCATCGACGTCGACGGCCGCCAGTGCACCGACTTCCAGTGCTTCTCGGCCCGCAAGCTCGACAAGGGCCGCGACCTCGCGCTCGACGTCACCGCCACCCGCTCGCTGATGGGCCATGCCTATCCGATGCCGGGCCTGCATGCGAAGTATTATGATCAGGATTTCGAGCCGCTGGTCGAGGTCATCCAGGACACCTGCGGCCGCCATGATGCGTTTGCGCTCGCCTGCTACGCCAAATATTACGACGACATCGGTTATCCCGGCCACGTCAACTGCTCGGAGAACTTCAACGGCGCACTCACGCCCCATGGGGTCAATGCCCGCGCTGGCTGGATGGCGGTCAACTTCTTCTTCAACACCGGCATCGATGCCCATGGCGTGATGTATTCGGACGAACCCTGGTCGCGGCCGGGCGACTATGTGCTGCTGCGCGCCCTGACCGACATCGTCTGCGTCTCCTCCGCCTGCCCCGACGACACCACGCCATCCAATGGCTGGAACCTCACCGACATCCACGTCCGGACCTATTCCGGCGCCAACACATTCCAGCGCGCGATCGCCCGACGCACGACCCCGGAGGCCGAACCCAAGATGACCCGCGAGACCGCCTTCCATCAGAGCTTTGCCAAGCACACCCGCAACTTCATCGAATACAAGGGTTTCTGGCTGCCGCAGGAGTTCGCCAAGGAAGGCGCCATCGAGGAATACTGGGCCTGCCGCACCAAGGCGGTGGTGATGGATCTTTCCGCCCTGCGCAAGTTCGAGGTCACCGGCCCCGACGCCGAAGCTTTGATGCAGTACACGCTGACCCGCGACGTCAAGAAGCTCGGCGTCGGCCAGGTCGTCTACACCGCCATGTGCTACGAGCATGGCGGCATGATCGACGACGGCACCTTGCTCAGGCTCGGCAAGGACAACTTCCGCTGGATTTGCGGCGACGACTATTCCGGTGTGTGGCTGCGCGAGGTGGCGGAGAAGCTCGGCCTCAAGGTGCTTGTCCGCTCCTCCACCGACCAGATGCACAACATCGCGGTACAGGGTCCCAACAGCCGCGATATCCTGAAAGAGATCGTCTGGACGCCGCCGCACCAGCCGGCACTGTCCGAACTCGAATGGTTCCGCTTCACCATCGGTCGCATCGGCGATGCGACGGGTGTGCCCATCGTCGTTTCCCGCACCGGCTACACCGGCGAACTCGGCTATGAGGTCTGGTGCCATCCGCGCGATGCCGAAAAGGTCTTCGACGCGGTGTGGGAAGCGGGCCAGCCGCATGGGCTGAAGCCGATGGGTTTTGCCGCCCTCGACATGGTGCGCATCGAGGCCGGCCTGATCTTTGCCAATTACGAGTTCTCCGACCAGACCGACCCGTTCGAGGCCGGCATCGGCTTCACCGTGCCGCTGAAGACCAAGACCGACGACTTCATCGGCCGCGACGCGCTGATCAAGCGCAAGGACAATCCGATCCACAAGCTTGTCGGCCTCGACATCGACGCCAATGTCGCTGTCGGCCATGGTGATTGCGTCCATATCGGCCGCGCCCAGATCGGCATCGTCACCTCGTCGATGCGCTCGCCGATCCTCAACAAGAACATCGCACTCGCCCGCGTCGAGGCACACCATGCCGAGGTCGGCACCGAGGTCGAGGTCGGCAAGCTCGACGGCCAGCAAAAGCGCCTGCCGGCAAAAATCGTGCCCTTCGCCCACTACGACCCCAAGAAGGAACGCCCGCGGTCCTAA
- the torS gene encoding TMAO reductase system sensor histidine kinase/response regulator TorS, protein MLHRFGIGGRLFLAFLCITGLSLTSGIVSWLILRNIADAQAVVNAQALPAVAATQRTAELSAKLIATAPALAAVRSRDELLAEQAKLATLSQEIVKSLAEVRQLAIDPDLVETFAGSVEKMLANLKQNNELVRQRLDEDKAYRDGAEAAAAAAQSILLLSETLISNASAGASAVTANLYGLIGDPTRREDAYTALDRLIEHDIYLMERMYELRHRSAQVSLLINRLSRAESKAEINEISGIFQDHVKVIRRRILSIDDPVRRKQGVELFGAIEAAAGDVPVSGSIFGRRQRVVDLAGSLDAMAQANRDLAVTQNQVARNILDRSDEFARTTAERADNAVRIGVVVLVVTLLVAILASGAIVWFYVERNLVRRLSGLSRAMQRLTAGDLDVTVTDTGDDELRTMAVAVNQFRDESRRRLELEQDRERITDELRRHREELQQLVEEQTEQIRLANRRLRQEAVDHGEARARAEQASSAKSAFLATMSHEIRTPMTGMLGMMRLLADSKLGPKQREHLSVAASSGEALLGILNAILDYSKVESGNVEIEKVDFDLSKLVTGVVAFMRPMAIEKGLELRLEIDPKLGAAFTADAGKIRQILFNLVSNAIKFTEHGHVLVGVKVAANRKEAQTVRLAVSDTGIGISRERQEDVFQPFTQMDASITRRFGGTGLGLAISREFARLMGAELAVASQPRSGSTFTLDMPLRKAKAATLSAEKHRHARKTLPTACKILVVEDDDATRLVSTTLLTRAGHHVTAVSSGYLALEAIGEFRPDVVVMDVSLPGIDGIETMGRIRTELSSPELPVIAMSAHVFKTDIERYLDAGVDAFVAKPIVHEHLLDAVASLAGRTVPPAGPDVAAIDVAACKADVKALGSEAVWRLHRIAHDSLPRRFQSMHDALALGDREALRDLAHATRSTAGSLGFPRLMKAAEGLEAAAAQSPVGDLGGMVAACEAAFVEGSRQWEAMLETVADPAHQA, encoded by the coding sequence ATGCTTCATAGGTTCGGCATCGGCGGGAGGCTGTTTCTCGCCTTCCTGTGCATCACTGGCCTGTCCCTGACCTCCGGCATCGTCAGCTGGCTGATCCTGCGCAACATTGCCGATGCGCAGGCCGTGGTGAACGCCCAGGCGCTGCCGGCGGTGGCGGCGACCCAGCGCACCGCCGAACTCAGCGCCAAACTGATCGCCACAGCACCCGCCCTTGCCGCGGTGCGCTCGCGCGACGAGCTTTTGGCCGAGCAGGCCAAGCTTGCGACGCTGTCACAGGAGATCGTCAAGTCGCTCGCCGAGGTCAGGCAGCTTGCTATCGACCCTGACCTTGTCGAGACCTTCGCCGGTTCGGTCGAGAAGATGCTGGCGAACCTGAAGCAGAACAACGAGCTGGTGCGCCAGCGTCTCGACGAAGACAAGGCCTATCGCGACGGCGCCGAGGCGGCCGCGGCTGCGGCGCAGTCGATTTTGCTTTTGTCGGAGACGCTGATTTCCAACGCTTCTGCCGGCGCATCGGCGGTGACGGCAAATCTCTACGGGCTGATCGGCGACCCGACGCGCCGCGAGGATGCCTACACCGCCCTCGACCGGCTGATCGAGCACGACATCTACCTGATGGAGCGCATGTACGAATTGCGCCACCGTAGCGCCCAGGTCAGCCTTTTGATCAACCGGCTGAGCCGGGCTGAATCGAAGGCCGAAATCAATGAGATCAGCGGCATTTTCCAGGACCATGTAAAGGTCATCCGGCGACGCATCCTCAGCATCGACGACCCGGTGCGGCGCAAGCAGGGCGTAGAACTGTTTGGCGCAATCGAGGCGGCAGCGGGCGATGTGCCCGTTTCAGGCTCGATCTTCGGTCGTCGCCAGCGGGTCGTCGATCTCGCCGGCAGCCTCGACGCCATGGCTCAGGCCAACCGCGATCTTGCGGTGACGCAGAACCAGGTTGCCAGGAACATTCTCGACCGTTCCGACGAGTTTGCCAGGACGACGGCCGAACGCGCCGATAACGCGGTCCGTATCGGCGTTGTCGTGCTCGTTGTCACGTTGCTCGTCGCGATCCTGGCTTCGGGCGCAATCGTCTGGTTCTATGTCGAGCGCAATCTCGTCCGCCGTCTCAGCGGGCTGTCACGCGCAATGCAGCGGCTGACAGCGGGCGATCTCGACGTCACGGTCACCGATACGGGCGACGATGAGCTGCGCACCATGGCGGTCGCCGTCAACCAGTTCCGCGACGAGTCGCGACGGCGCCTCGAGCTTGAGCAGGATCGCGAGCGAATTACCGACGAACTCAGGCGCCACCGCGAAGAGCTGCAACAACTGGTCGAAGAACAGACCGAGCAGATCCGGCTGGCCAACAGGCGCCTGCGCCAGGAAGCAGTCGACCATGGCGAGGCAAGAGCCCGCGCCGAGCAGGCGAGCAGCGCCAAGTCGGCCTTCCTGGCCACCATGAGCCATGAAATCCGCACGCCGATGACCGGCATGCTCGGCATGATGCGCCTGCTGGCCGACAGCAAGCTCGGCCCCAAGCAGCGCGAGCATCTGTCGGTGGCGGCCAGCTCCGGCGAAGCACTGCTCGGCATTTTGAACGCCATTCTCGATTACTCGAAGGTCGAGTCGGGCAATGTCGAGATCGAGAAGGTCGATTTCGACCTGTCGAAACTAGTCACGGGGGTGGTCGCCTTCATGCGGCCGATGGCGATCGAAAAAGGCCTCGAGCTGAGGCTGGAAATCGATCCCAAGCTCGGCGCAGCCTTCACGGCTGATGCCGGCAAGATACGTCAGATCCTGTTCAACCTGGTGAGCAACGCGATCAAGTTCACCGAGCATGGCCACGTCCTTGTCGGGGTCAAGGTGGCGGCCAATCGCAAGGAAGCGCAGACGGTGCGCCTCGCCGTCTCGGATACGGGGATCGGCATTTCCCGCGAGCGACAGGAAGACGTCTTCCAGCCCTTCACCCAGATGGACGCCTCGATCACGAGGCGCTTCGGCGGGACGGGGCTTGGGCTTGCTATCAGCCGCGAATTTGCCCGTCTGATGGGGGCGGAGCTTGCGGTCGCCTCGCAGCCCAGATCGGGCAGCACGTTCACGCTCGACATGCCTCTGCGCAAGGCCAAGGCCGCCACCCTGTCAGCGGAAAAGCATCGCCATGCGCGCAAGACGTTGCCGACGGCATGCAAAATCCTCGTCGTCGAGGACGACGATGCGACGCGGCTGGTCTCGACGACGCTGCTGACCCGGGCCGGTCACCATGTGACGGCAGTGAGTTCGGGCTATCTGGCTCTCGAAGCGATCGGCGAGTTCAGACCGGATGTCGTGGTCATGGATGTCAGCCTTCCCGGCATCGACGGCATCGAGACCATGGGCCGCATCCGGACAGAACTGTCGTCGCCGGAATTGCCCGTCATCGCCATGTCCGCGCATGTGTTCAAGACCGACATCGAGCGTTATCTGGACGCCGGTGTCGATGCTTTTGTTGCCAAACCCATCGTGCATGAACATCTGCTCGATGCGGTGGCGTCTCTGGCCGGTCGCACGGTTCCGCCCGCGGGTCCCGATGTGGCCGCCATCGATGTCGCTGCCTGCAAGGCCGACGTGAAGGCGCTTGGTTCGGAGGCCGTATGGCGGCTTCACCGCATTGCCCATGACAGCCTGCCGCGCCGTTTCCAGTCGATGCATGATGCGCTTGCCTTAGGCGATCGCGAGGCTTTGCGCGATCTTGCTCATGCCACGCGCAGCACCGCCGGTTCACTCGGCTTTCCGCGCCTTATGAAGGCGGCGGAAGGGCTGGAGGCCGCTGCCGCGCAATCGCCCGTTGGCGATCTGGGCGGCATGGTCGCAGCCTGCGAAGCGGCCTTTGTCGAGGGCTCGCGGCAATGGGAAGCGATGCTGGAGACTGTTGCTGATCCGGCGCATCAGGCCTGA
- a CDS encoding ABC transporter substrate-binding protein produces the protein MTNFTKSATMATMMAFAAGTAFAQDSTDVIKIPTHNWSSQIVGAHIVGKLLEKGGAKVEYVSADSQVVYTALCEGDVSLVHEVWEGAFGVAFQKVVKEGCVIDAATHDAKTREEWWYPTYVEEVCPGLPAWEALNACADKFATAETAPKGRFLGGPVDWLKHDAERVEALGMNFEVVNAGSSAALWAELDSAVKRKEPIVLFNWTPNFVEALYDGKFVEFPAYDPKCKDDPSWGSNKELSYDCGNPKDGYLKIAAWKEFPTKWPKAYAILQKINFSNMDIAVQAKLADIDNMEPEAAADKWLADNEARWKAWLGSAS, from the coding sequence ATGACGAATTTCACCAAGTCCGCAACTATGGCCACGATGATGGCTTTTGCGGCAGGCACAGCATTCGCCCAGGATTCCACCGACGTCATCAAGATCCCGACCCACAACTGGTCGAGCCAGATCGTCGGTGCCCATATCGTCGGCAAGCTGCTCGAGAAGGGTGGCGCCAAGGTCGAATACGTCTCCGCCGACAGCCAGGTCGTCTACACCGCGCTCTGCGAAGGCGATGTCAGCCTCGTGCACGAAGTCTGGGAAGGCGCCTTCGGCGTCGCGTTCCAGAAGGTCGTCAAGGAAGGCTGCGTCATCGATGCCGCCACCCATGACGCCAAGACGCGCGAGGAATGGTGGTACCCGACCTATGTCGAGGAAGTGTGCCCCGGCCTGCCGGCATGGGAGGCACTGAACGCCTGCGCCGACAAGTTCGCGACCGCCGAAACCGCGCCCAAGGGCCGGTTCCTCGGTGGCCCCGTCGACTGGCTCAAGCATGACGCCGAACGTGTCGAGGCACTCGGCATGAACTTCGAGGTCGTCAATGCAGGGTCGTCGGCGGCGCTGTGGGCTGAACTCGACTCGGCGGTCAAGCGCAAGGAGCCGATCGTCCTGTTCAACTGGACGCCGAACTTCGTCGAAGCGCTCTACGACGGCAAGTTCGTCGAGTTCCCGGCCTATGATCCCAAGTGCAAGGACGATCCGTCCTGGGGTTCCAACAAGGAGCTGAGCTACGATTGCGGCAACCCGAAGGACGGCTACCTGAAGATCGCCGCCTGGAAGGAATTCCCGACCAAGTGGCCCAAGGCCTACGCCATTCTGCAGAAGATCAACTTCTCCAACATGGACATCGCCGTGCAGGCGAAGCTCGCCGACATCGACAACATGGAGCCCGAGGCGGCGGCCGACAAATGGCTGGCCGACAACGAGGCACGCTGGAAGGCCTGGCTGGGTTCGGCCAGCTGA
- a CDS encoding response regulator transcription factor yields MNPNILVVDDDPDIRNVIGIALERAGMHVQQAANGRLALEQLQRHHADLVVLDIGMPVMGGIECCKAIRANSHVPIVFLTAHDDEVDRIVGFELGADDYVSKPFSPRELLLRIKAILARGKQAGGIVRHGDLSLDSGRHICSLAGKDLPLTATEFSVLEILSAQPGIVVGRGTMIDKAYGGNNTLSGRTVDSHVRNIRAKAELLGYSDVIETVRGVGLRLGNCVAGPGAA; encoded by the coding sequence ATGAACCCCAACATTCTCGTTGTTGATGACGACCCGGACATCCGCAACGTGATCGGCATTGCGCTGGAAAGAGCGGGCATGCACGTCCAGCAGGCTGCCAATGGGCGCCTGGCCCTGGAGCAGTTACAACGACACCACGCCGACCTGGTGGTGCTCGATATTGGAATGCCTGTCATGGGAGGCATCGAATGCTGCAAGGCCATCCGCGCAAACTCACATGTTCCAATCGTCTTCCTGACAGCGCATGACGACGAAGTCGACCGGATCGTCGGATTCGAGCTTGGGGCGGACGACTATGTCAGCAAGCCGTTTTCGCCGCGAGAATTGCTGCTGCGGATCAAGGCCATACTGGCAAGAGGCAAGCAGGCAGGCGGCATCGTGAGGCACGGCGACCTAAGCCTCGATAGCGGACGCCACATCTGCTCTCTTGCCGGCAAGGATCTGCCGCTGACGGCAACGGAGTTTTCGGTTCTGGAAATCCTGTCGGCGCAACCCGGGATCGTCGTCGGCCGTGGAACCATGATCGACAAGGCTTATGGCGGGAACAACACCTTGTCAGGACGCACGGTGGACAGCCATGTGCGCAACATCCGCGCCAAGGCCGAGCTCCTTGGTTATTCCGATGTGATCGAGACCGTAAGAGGCGTGGGCCTGCGGCTTGGCAATTGCGTTGCCGGGCCCGGCGCAGCGTGA
- the torT gene encoding TMAO reductase system periplasmic protein TorT — MYASPGCQRLSLFATALLACGIAHSAGAAETSWTLNAWEPPFDYSRQPATIDYQPVAKAAKPWRICASYPHLKDSYWVSVNYGMVEQARSSGVKLTVVEAGGYPNLDRQIEQIRNCSANADALIVGTVSYEGLTPTIKEIAKRIPVIAAVNDIDDTGISAKSGVSWEEMGQSIGAYLARLHPAGSMPVSVAWFPGPKGAGWVKFVEAGFQRALKQSSANIAAVKWGDTGVEIQLLLIEEVLEAQPDIDYIVGSAPTADAAVSILRAQGRANHVQILADYFTHGTFREINRGKVVAAPTDSPPLQGRIAIDQAIRAIEGTLRYRHVGPPVQVIDRTNVQSLDLERSLAPAWFKPTFDVQ, encoded by the coding sequence ATGTACGCATCTCCTGGCTGCCAGCGTCTGAGCCTGTTCGCGACCGCCCTCCTGGCATGCGGTATTGCCCATTCTGCCGGAGCGGCGGAGACGAGCTGGACGCTCAATGCCTGGGAGCCGCCATTCGACTATTCGAGACAACCGGCAACCATCGACTACCAACCGGTCGCCAAGGCGGCAAAGCCATGGCGCATCTGCGCCTCCTACCCTCACCTCAAGGATTCCTACTGGGTCAGCGTCAACTATGGCATGGTCGAGCAGGCGCGTTCGTCGGGCGTCAAGCTGACCGTCGTCGAGGCCGGCGGCTATCCCAATCTCGATCGCCAGATCGAGCAGATCCGCAATTGCAGCGCCAATGCCGATGCACTCATCGTTGGCACAGTATCCTATGAAGGGCTGACGCCGACGATCAAGGAGATCGCCAAGCGCATCCCTGTCATCGCCGCGGTCAACGATATCGACGATACCGGGATTTCAGCGAAATCGGGCGTCTCCTGGGAGGAGATGGGGCAGTCCATCGGCGCCTATCTGGCCCGGCTGCATCCCGCCGGCTCCATGCCGGTCAGCGTCGCCTGGTTTCCTGGACCGAAGGGAGCGGGATGGGTCAAGTTCGTCGAAGCCGGCTTCCAGCGCGCGCTGAAGCAGAGTTCGGCAAACATCGCCGCCGTCAAATGGGGCGACACCGGCGTCGAGATCCAACTGTTGCTGATCGAGGAAGTGCTCGAGGCCCAGCCCGACATCGACTACATCGTCGGCAGCGCCCCAACGGCCGATGCCGCCGTCAGTATCTTGAGAGCCCAAGGCCGGGCGAACCACGTCCAGATCCTTGCCGACTATTTCACCCACGGCACGTTCCGCGAAATCAACCGGGGCAAGGTGGTTGCCGCGCCGACGGACTCTCCGCCCCTGCAAGGCCGCATCGCCATCGACCAGGCCATCCGTGCGATCGAAGGCACTTTGCGTTATCGCCATGTCGGTCCGCCGGTCCAGGTGATCGACCGGACGAACGTGCAGTCGCTCGACCTGGAACGCAGCCTCGCCCCCGCATGGTTCAAGCCGACCTTCGACGTGCAGTAG